One segment of Paenibacillus rhizovicinus DNA contains the following:
- a CDS encoding ABC transporter permease, with protein METLSEKQGSLKLGAEKRAARGGFTRFLKVMKSQRYLYFMSIPFVIWVFVFSYLPLWGWTMAFQDFKPGKSFGEQKWVGFKHFHELFTDERFYLVMRNTLAMSIMGLVAGFIVPIVFAVLLNDLKGKFFKRTVQTVSYLPHFVSWVVVAGIISKMLSTDGGAINNLLVWLHIIHEPIQFMAKGNLFWGIVTGSDLWKEMGWNAIIYLAAITGIDPELYEASRVDGANRFKQMWHITLPGIRTTISVLLIMSIGHLIGIGFEKQFLLGNNLVKDYSEVLDLYALNYGLGMARFSFGTAIGIFNSVVSILLLFIANGTLKRVTKESIM; from the coding sequence ATGGAAACGCTATCAGAAAAACAGGGCTCGCTGAAACTGGGCGCGGAGAAACGAGCGGCTCGCGGCGGATTTACCCGGTTTTTGAAAGTCATGAAATCACAGCGGTATTTGTACTTTATGTCTATTCCTTTCGTTATCTGGGTGTTCGTATTCAGTTACCTGCCTTTGTGGGGCTGGACGATGGCCTTTCAAGATTTCAAGCCGGGCAAGAGCTTCGGCGAACAGAAGTGGGTCGGGTTCAAGCATTTTCATGAACTGTTCACGGACGAGCGGTTTTACCTCGTCATGCGCAATACGCTGGCGATGAGCATCATGGGTCTCGTTGCCGGGTTTATCGTACCGATCGTGTTCGCGGTGCTGCTGAACGACCTCAAAGGCAAGTTTTTCAAACGTACCGTGCAGACGGTTTCCTATCTGCCTCACTTCGTATCTTGGGTGGTCGTGGCCGGCATCATTTCCAAAATGCTCTCCACCGACGGCGGAGCGATCAACAACCTGCTGGTGTGGCTGCACATCATTCATGAGCCGATCCAGTTCATGGCGAAGGGGAACCTGTTCTGGGGCATCGTGACCGGGTCGGACCTGTGGAAGGAAATGGGCTGGAACGCCATCATCTATCTGGCCGCCATTACCGGCATCGATCCCGAACTGTACGAAGCATCCCGCGTCGACGGAGCGAACCGTTTCAAGCAAATGTGGCATATCACTTTGCCGGGTATCCGGACGACGATCTCGGTGCTGCTCATCATGTCGATCGGCCATCTGATCGGAATCGGCTTCGAGAAGCAGTTCCTGCTCGGCAACAATTTGGTCAAAGATTACTCCGAGGTGCTGGACTTGTATGCGCTTAATTACGGTCTCGGCATGGCGAGATTCTCCTTCGGTACGGCAATCGGCATCTTCAATTCCGTGGTCAGCATTCTGCTGCTGTTCATCGCGAACGGCACGCTCAAGCGCGTGACCAAAGAAAGCATCATGTAG
- a CDS encoding carbohydrate ABC transporter permease, whose product MNRAFNATRGEKTFDVINIIIMLLLLSVTLYPFLNVLAISLNDSSDTVRGGIQIWPRQFSLQNYKVIMNYSGLVQGLKVSALRTVVGTLLGLISASMLAFTLSRPDFQARRFVSVFLALTMYFSGGLIPVYILMRDLHMIGTFYVYVLPGMVGAFNVFVIRSFIDGLPYALQESAKLDGANDFTIYWKVILPLCKPALATIALFLAVGQWNSWFDTYLYNGSTQWTTLQYELMKVLQSTQQGGSSMRGGTNDMADLMNQVSPESIKMAITMVVTVPILVVYPFLQRYFVGGMTLGAVKS is encoded by the coding sequence ATGAACCGAGCTTTCAACGCCACCCGAGGCGAAAAGACGTTCGATGTCATCAATATCATTATCATGCTGCTGCTGCTGTCGGTCACGCTGTATCCGTTCCTGAACGTGCTGGCGATCTCGCTGAACGATTCCTCGGATACGGTGCGGGGCGGCATTCAAATTTGGCCAAGGCAGTTCTCGCTTCAGAACTATAAAGTCATCATGAATTACAGCGGGCTGGTGCAAGGCTTGAAAGTGTCGGCCCTGCGGACGGTCGTCGGCACGCTGCTTGGCTTAATTAGCGCCTCCATGCTGGCCTTCACGCTCAGCCGGCCGGACTTCCAGGCACGCCGGTTCGTCTCGGTATTCCTGGCGCTGACGATGTATTTCTCCGGCGGTTTGATTCCCGTCTACATCCTGATGCGGGACCTGCACATGATCGGTACTTTCTACGTGTACGTACTGCCTGGCATGGTCGGCGCCTTCAATGTGTTCGTCATCCGCTCGTTCATCGACGGCTTGCCGTACGCGCTGCAGGAATCGGCCAAACTGGATGGCGCCAACGACTTTACGATATACTGGAAAGTCATTCTGCCGCTGTGCAAGCCGGCGCTTGCTACGATCGCGCTCTTCCTGGCGGTCGGACAATGGAACTCCTGGTTCGATACGTACTTGTATAACGGCTCTACGCAGTGGACGACGCTGCAATACGAGCTCATGAAGGTGCTGCAGAGCACGCAGCAAGGCGGATCGTCGATGCGGGGCGGCACCAATGACATGGCCGACTTGATGAATCAAGTCTCGCCGGAATCCATCAAGATGGCCATCACGATGGTCGTTACCGTTCCGATTCTTGTCGTATACCCGTTCTTGCAGCGTTATTTCGTAGGCGGCATGACGCTTGGCGCCGTCAAGTCTTAA
- a CDS encoding ABC transporter substrate-binding protein produces the protein MRKPRTAAALILAGTIVITAGCGSSANNANNTSNAGAGTANNAAAGNNQESTKPVTFSFFGADASPNWNNMQDEIGKEITKKTGVTIKAEYAVTGGGTDKISLMAASGEYPDLVFAKGDIDKLVDAGAMIDLTDLINKYAPNLKKVYGDYMQRLKYSNDDQSIYVLPSNDAVDTTYFDAGGGFELQQRVLKELGYPKINTLDDYEKALKDYVAKNPTTDGKPTIPLTLDTDDWRIMITGTNPAFEATGLPDDGEYYINQDTYEASLHIKRPEEREYFRWMNKLFNEGLLDKEAFVQKSDQYKSKIASGRVLGLIDQEWGYSDAENSLKTKDNGAYTYAHLPVTLSADYKDHSFAPTGFMAGWGIGITTSCKDPVRAIKFLDYLASDEGQVLRNWGIEGTDYSIENGIRTIPADVQKRKTEDNSAFTKETGIGLYNIFSAHYGDGVKDSTGSYYTTNFPDQIVAGYTQAEKDTLKAYSATTWKDLFPKESEFKVRAYGAAWNTPAPTDSDYSVIFKKAEDIIWKKIPEAVLAKPADFDKVYDNMLKQLDDVGTKKMEQMYTKAIQDRVKQWQG, from the coding sequence ATGAGAAAGCCACGCACAGCAGCCGCGCTAATCCTGGCCGGCACGATTGTCATCACCGCAGGCTGCGGAAGCAGCGCCAACAACGCGAATAACACGAGCAATGCAGGTGCAGGCACGGCCAATAATGCCGCTGCCGGTAACAATCAAGAGAGCACCAAGCCGGTAACCTTCTCGTTCTTCGGCGCGGATGCAAGCCCGAACTGGAACAATATGCAGGACGAAATCGGCAAAGAAATCACGAAGAAAACCGGCGTTACGATCAAAGCCGAGTATGCGGTTACGGGCGGCGGCACAGATAAAATCTCGCTGATGGCGGCAAGCGGCGAGTACCCGGATCTCGTGTTCGCCAAAGGCGACATCGACAAGCTCGTCGACGCCGGCGCGATGATCGATTTGACCGACCTGATCAACAAATACGCGCCGAACTTGAAGAAAGTATACGGCGACTACATGCAGCGCCTGAAATACAGCAACGACGATCAATCGATCTATGTACTTCCATCGAATGACGCGGTAGACACGACGTATTTCGACGCCGGCGGCGGCTTCGAGCTGCAGCAGCGCGTGCTGAAAGAGCTGGGCTATCCGAAAATCAATACGCTTGACGATTACGAGAAAGCGCTTAAAGATTACGTTGCCAAAAACCCGACGACGGACGGCAAGCCGACGATTCCGCTGACGCTGGACACCGACGATTGGCGCATCATGATCACCGGCACGAATCCGGCATTTGAAGCGACTGGCCTGCCGGATGACGGTGAATACTATATTAACCAGGATACGTATGAAGCTTCCCTTCATATCAAACGTCCGGAAGAGCGCGAATATTTCCGCTGGATGAACAAATTGTTCAACGAAGGCTTGCTGGATAAAGAAGCGTTCGTACAGAAGAGCGACCAGTACAAATCGAAGATCGCCAGCGGCCGCGTACTCGGTCTGATCGACCAGGAGTGGGGCTACTCCGACGCGGAGAATTCGCTCAAGACCAAAGACAACGGCGCATACACGTACGCTCACTTGCCTGTAACGCTGTCCGCGGATTACAAGGATCATTCCTTCGCGCCTACGGGATTCATGGCTGGCTGGGGCATTGGCATTACGACGTCCTGTAAAGATCCGGTCCGCGCGATCAAATTCCTGGACTATCTGGCTTCCGACGAAGGCCAAGTGCTTCGCAACTGGGGCATTGAAGGCACGGATTACTCGATCGAGAACGGTATCCGCACCATTCCGGCCGACGTGCAGAAGCGCAAGACGGAAGACAACTCCGCATTCACGAAAGAAACGGGCATCGGCTTATACAATATTTTCAGCGCGCACTACGGCGACGGCGTGAAAGATTCGACAGGCAGCTATTATACGACGAACTTCCCGGATCAAATCGTAGCCGGCTACACGCAAGCGGAGAAAGATACGCTGAAAGCGTACAGCGCGACGACGTGGAAAGACCTGTTCCCGAAAGAGAGCGAGTTTAAAGTGCGTGCTTACGGCGCAGCATGGAATACGCCGGCTCCGACGGATTCCGATTACAGCGTCATCTTCAAGAAGGCCGAAGACATTATCTGGAAGAAGATTCCGGAAGCGGTCCTCGCGAAACCGGCCGATTTCGACAAGGTGTACGACAACATGCTGAAGCAGCTGGATGATGTCGGCACGAAAAAAATGGAGCAAATGTACACCAAAGCAATCCAGGACCGCGTCAAGCAATGGCAAGGTTAA
- a CDS encoding sensor histidine kinase, with amino-acid sequence MRKAASRLASRFSFNNLRLKNQLFFAFFIVVLIPVLFVGIFLTAAYRNNVLEQATKQTTNNVDKIRTQTSDILRIPLDLSDDYLISTSLKNLVNTRYDTVFESVQALWEFNSFKNAVQLYREIDGIRFYTTNETLLENWDFLHATPEIRQTDWYRSVNDSEQINWRLMSNETKQGERSLSLVRRINFPEYKTAGVLVIDVNQQLFNTMLSQEPYDTMILDSGNNIVAAKDRSWIGRNLSWLNFPDLAHKGQGTYRMSFEGKQYQVVIEDLMPHSSETGLRIVSLFAVETIVGGANRVAQLGFTVLLVSMVIALVLIYFMSSVLTKRTLTLYRNLSRAGKGDLTVVSDIRGNDEIALLSRQFNTMLANIRRLLEEVEDSNRRQSQLELAQKDIKLKMMASQINPHFLFNALESIRMRIHMKGEKDIASVVRMLGRLIRNNIEIGSRSIPLGQELEIVRYYLEIQQFRYGGDRLTFSMELDEGAQSALIPPLIIQPLVENAVVHGLEEAGEGGRIGITTQRLEDGTLQVAVEDNGIGMSAERLEEVRRSLDDTDEEKQHRIGLRNVHQRLKLTFGEDSGLKIESRENEGTSITFRLPGEEGNDHVYFSHRG; translated from the coding sequence ATGCGGAAGGCGGCGAGCCGATTGGCAAGCAGGTTCAGCTTCAACAATTTGCGGTTGAAAAATCAGTTGTTTTTTGCTTTTTTTATCGTCGTTCTGATCCCGGTGCTGTTCGTCGGTATTTTCCTTACGGCCGCGTACCGCAATAACGTGCTCGAGCAGGCGACGAAGCAGACGACCAACAACGTGGACAAGATCCGGACGCAGACATCGGATATTTTGCGCATTCCGCTCGATCTGTCGGACGATTATCTCATAAGCACGTCTTTGAAAAATCTCGTCAACACGCGGTACGACACCGTGTTCGAATCCGTGCAGGCGCTCTGGGAATTCAACAGCTTCAAGAACGCGGTGCAGCTGTACCGCGAGATCGACGGGATCCGGTTCTATACGACGAACGAGACGCTGTTGGAGAATTGGGATTTTCTGCATGCGACGCCGGAAATCCGGCAAACCGACTGGTACCGCAGCGTCAACGACAGCGAGCAGATTAATTGGCGCTTGATGTCCAACGAGACGAAGCAGGGCGAACGGTCGCTCAGCTTGGTGCGGCGGATCAATTTCCCCGAATACAAGACTGCCGGCGTGCTCGTCATCGACGTCAACCAGCAGTTGTTCAATACGATGCTGAGCCAGGAGCCTTACGATACGATGATTCTCGATTCGGGGAACAACATCGTAGCGGCCAAGGACAGAAGCTGGATCGGGAGGAATTTGTCCTGGCTGAATTTTCCCGACCTGGCCCACAAAGGGCAGGGCACGTACCGGATGAGCTTCGAAGGCAAGCAGTATCAGGTCGTCATTGAAGATTTGATGCCGCATTCGAGCGAGACGGGGCTCCGAATCGTCTCGCTGTTCGCGGTCGAAACGATCGTCGGCGGGGCGAATCGGGTTGCGCAGCTCGGGTTTACGGTGCTGCTCGTGAGCATGGTCATCGCCCTCGTGCTTATTTATTTCATGTCTTCGGTGTTGACGAAGCGGACGCTGACGCTGTACCGGAACTTGAGCCGCGCGGGCAAAGGGGATTTGACGGTGGTATCGGACATTCGGGGGAATGACGAAATCGCCCTGCTGTCCAGGCAATTCAATACGATGCTCGCGAATATTCGCAGGCTGTTGGAGGAAGTAGAAGACTCGAACCGCAGGCAGTCGCAGCTGGAGCTGGCGCAGAAGGATATTAAGCTGAAGATGATGGCCAGCCAGATCAACCCGCATTTCCTGTTCAATGCCCTTGAATCGATCCGCATGCGGATCCACATGAAGGGGGAAAAGGATATCGCGTCCGTTGTCCGCATGCTCGGCAGGCTAATCCGCAATAATATTGAAATTGGCTCGCGCAGCATACCGCTGGGCCAGGAGCTGGAGATCGTGCGGTATTACTTGGAGATTCAGCAATTCCGTTACGGAGGCGATCGGTTGACGTTCAGCATGGAGCTGGACGAAGGGGCGCAGAGCGCGCTCATTCCGCCGCTAATCATCCAGCCCCTGGTGGAAAATGCGGTCGTGCATGGACTGGAAGAGGCAGGAGAAGGCGGCCGGATCGGGATAACGACGCAGCGGCTGGAGGACGGGACGCTGCAGGTCGCGGTCGAAGATAACGGCATCGGCATGAGCGCGGAACGGCTGGAGGAAGTAAGGCGTTCGCTCGACGACACGGACGAGGAGAAGCAGCATCGGATCGGGCTGCGCAATGTTCATCAGCGGTTGAAGCTGACATTCGGAGAGGATAGCGGACTGAAGATCGAGAGCCGGGAAAACGAAGGAACGAGCATTACGTTCCGGCTGCCCGGCGAGGAGGGGAACGACCATGTATACTTTAGTCATCGTGGATGA
- a CDS encoding response regulator transcription factor, which translates to MYTLVIVDDEPAIREGMASLIDWEDIGFRVAGTARNGEEGLRLHGELAPDLMLIDIRMPRKNGLELLEEIRRSDSRCRVLILSGHADFAYAQQAIRFGIEGYMLKPVNEEELEDYARRIAASLNAEKSASGGGLRAREEALAGLLDGSAGDACDIAALISGRDAPEAGAVNCRMLLVELEEDDDAPISESGFRQRLAEAAEREGLGVVIDAKPGVGWLLPESAGASAGASASAGKAAGGEASGGCLAAQLLAEAAGGEDRYTAVVGTQASDVETVRASLVAARELMRHRFLLEPGRIYDGPPALLGRAACAQAEADADADGNAAHLGEDAAGAAAGTSSCSSSSSSSSSSSSSSSSMKNGGQGTGIPAEPDLAGLARRLSRVIDAGNDSGISASLEGAVSLIAAWNSSRAYVTTSIAQLLTFVLAELDTLHEGFSAQEHNGLIAAAYKQQHLPALMKELEAGLQELPQQLGTSGTQPIVRRMTDYIERHYVEQLRLETLAEMFSYNSGYLGKLFKNHTGDSFNTYLDRVRIAKAIQLLSEGVKVRQAAEKVGYANVDYFHAKFKKYTGQSPSAYKKTDSHHG; encoded by the coding sequence ATGTATACTTTAGTCATCGTGGATGACGAGCCGGCGATACGCGAGGGAATGGCTTCGCTGATCGATTGGGAAGACATCGGGTTTCGCGTCGCGGGGACGGCGCGGAACGGGGAAGAAGGCTTGCGGCTGCACGGGGAGCTGGCTCCCGATCTGATGCTGATCGATATTCGGATGCCGCGGAAGAACGGTCTGGAGCTGCTCGAAGAAATTCGCCGCAGCGACAGCCGCTGCCGGGTGCTGATCTTAAGCGGCCATGCCGATTTTGCCTACGCGCAGCAAGCCATTCGCTTCGGGATCGAAGGTTATATGCTGAAGCCGGTGAACGAAGAAGAGCTGGAAGATTACGCGCGGCGGATCGCCGCCTCGCTGAACGCGGAGAAGTCCGCGAGCGGCGGGGGGTTACGGGCCCGCGAGGAAGCGCTTGCGGGACTGCTCGACGGCTCGGCGGGAGACGCGTGCGATATTGCTGCGCTCATTAGCGGAAGGGATGCTCCGGAGGCTGGTGCGGTCAATTGCCGTATGCTGTTGGTCGAGCTGGAAGAGGACGACGATGCGCCGATTAGCGAGAGCGGCTTCCGGCAGCGGCTGGCGGAGGCTGCCGAGCGCGAAGGTTTGGGGGTCGTCATCGACGCGAAGCCCGGCGTCGGCTGGCTGCTGCCGGAATCCGCAGGTGCAAGTGCAGGTGCAAGTGCAAGTGCAGGCAAGGCTGCCGGCGGAGAAGCGAGCGGCGGATGCCTTGCTGCGCAGCTGCTTGCGGAGGCAGCGGGCGGCGAGGATCGCTACACCGCCGTGGTCGGCACTCAGGCGTCGGACGTGGAAACGGTCCGCGCTTCGCTCGTCGCGGCGCGCGAGCTGATGCGGCATCGCTTCTTGCTGGAGCCGGGCCGCATATACGACGGGCCGCCTGCGCTGCTCGGCCGGGCTGCATGCGCACAAGCGGAAGCGGACGCGGATGCAGACGGGAATGCAGCGCATCTTGGCGAGGATGCAGCGGGCGCCGCGGCCGGGACCTCGTCATGTTCGAGTTCGAGTTCGAGTTCGAGTTCGAGTTCGAGTTCGAGTTCGAGTATGAAGAACGGCGGCCAAGGGACAGGCATTCCGGCGGAGCCCGACCTTGCGGGACTTGCGCGACGGCTCAGCCGGGTCATCGATGCCGGGAACGATTCGGGCATCAGCGCAAGCTTGGAGGGGGCAGTATCATTGATCGCCGCCTGGAACAGCTCGCGCGCGTACGTAACTACGTCGATCGCGCAGCTGTTGACCTTCGTGTTGGCGGAGCTCGATACGCTCCATGAAGGATTCTCCGCGCAGGAGCATAACGGATTAATCGCGGCGGCTTATAAGCAGCAGCATTTGCCCGCATTGATGAAGGAGCTGGAGGCCGGCTTGCAGGAGCTGCCGCAGCAGCTGGGCACTTCCGGTACGCAGCCGATCGTGCGGCGGATGACGGATTACATCGAGCGCCATTACGTGGAGCAGCTCAGGCTGGAAACGCTGGCCGAGATGTTCAGCTATAACAGCGGTTACTTGGGGAAGCTGTTCAAGAACCATACGGGCGATTCCTTCAATACGTACCTGGATCGCGTCCGGATCGCCAAGGCCATTCAACTGCTGTCCGAAGGCGTGAAAGTACGACAGGCGGCGGAAAAGGTCGGTTATGCGAATGTCGACTACTTCCATGCCAAATTCAAGAAGTACACGGGCCAATCCCCGTCCGCGTACAAGAAAACGGATAGCCATCACGGCTGA
- the csaA gene encoding chaperone CsaA, with product MATIEDFMQLDIRVGTVIQAEPFPEARKPAIKLTIDFGDLGVKRSSAQITQRYDAEGLVGSQVVAVVNFPPRRIAGFVSEALVLGGVPEEGDVVLLRPDEPVRNGTAIG from the coding sequence ATGGCAACGATCGAAGATTTTATGCAATTGGACATACGCGTCGGCACCGTTATTCAGGCGGAGCCGTTCCCGGAAGCGCGCAAGCCGGCCATCAAATTAACCATCGATTTCGGCGATCTCGGCGTGAAGCGGTCGTCGGCGCAGATTACGCAGCGATACGACGCGGAGGGACTAGTCGGGAGCCAAGTCGTCGCCGTCGTCAATTTTCCGCCGCGCCGGATCGCCGGATTCGTATCCGAGGCGCTCGTCTTGGGCGGCGTCCCGGAAGAAGGCGACGTCGTGCTGCTCAGGCCGGATGAACCGGTGAGGAATGGGACAGCGATAGGTTAG
- a CDS encoding NPCBM/NEW2 domain-containing protein, which yields MSVVQAKGSQGGHGVIFENPLLTNTLPASAQADSAALATVGLAGYSDDDDVHYGGWGSSPFEKSDGTLVARGYGLDAYYSSTTDMYGNFFIGDYNYNALETNVSIDNKWRTGDFGKSIIVIYADGKTIYKREFSNATPVQHVLARIPSGTKYLKMRVVQSRGSKGSHAVIFENPVLLNKPVSPILKASQVKVTKNKGKADTVSVSGLGKTDSFNIYDAKGNLLGLSSKGATTLSIKQVGTKAGTLYVTRTQDGMLESSKTAVSFKGE from the coding sequence TTGTCCGTCGTACAGGCAAAGGGAAGCCAAGGTGGACACGGAGTCATCTTCGAAAATCCGCTGCTTACGAACACGCTGCCGGCATCGGCTCAAGCGGACAGCGCCGCGCTGGCCACTGTCGGATTGGCGGGTTACAGCGACGACGACGACGTTCATTACGGCGGATGGGGATCGTCCCCTTTTGAGAAGAGCGACGGAACGCTCGTAGCACGCGGATACGGACTCGATGCGTACTACAGTTCCACGACTGACATGTACGGGAACTTCTTCATCGGCGACTATAATTACAATGCGCTCGAAACCAACGTATCCATCGATAATAAGTGGCGCACGGGGGACTTCGGAAAATCGATTATCGTGATTTATGCCGATGGCAAAACCATCTATAAACGCGAATTCTCGAACGCCACGCCGGTCCAACACGTACTCGCCCGTATTCCGTCCGGCACGAAATATCTGAAGATGCGGGTCGTGCAGAGCAGGGGAAGCAAAGGCAGCCATGCCGTTATTTTCGAAAATCCCGTACTGCTTAATAAACCCGTCTCGCCCATACTGAAGGCCTCCCAAGTAAAAGTCACGAAAAATAAGGGAAAAGCGGACACGGTATCGGTGAGCGGTCTTGGCAAAACGGATTCGTTTAATATCTATGACGCTAAAGGAAACCTGCTTGGCTTATCCTCCAAAGGCGCAACGACGCTTAGCATTAAGCAGGTTGGCACGAAAGCCGGCACGCTCTATGTGACGAGAACGCAAGACGGCATGCTGGAAAGCAGCAAGACGGCCGTTTCGTTCAAAGGCGAATAA
- a CDS encoding NUDIX hydrolase — translation MPFPTHIVSAGGYVEDGQGNILLVKTRDGGWVCPGGQVEVGENLIDAVVREIKEESGIDVTVGYLVGVCSNTGIFKWYDGVTDVPTQVIFEFVCKPVGGELVEVTDETTDSRWVAKDRVLDFISHPALRARYQAYLDFNGAVNYMEYVTHPAFIIKRDVNLSK, via the coding sequence ATGCCATTTCCAACGCATATCGTATCGGCGGGCGGGTACGTGGAAGACGGTCAAGGCAATATTCTGTTAGTGAAAACGCGTGACGGCGGTTGGGTTTGTCCCGGCGGGCAAGTGGAGGTTGGAGAGAATCTGATCGATGCTGTCGTTCGTGAGATCAAAGAGGAAAGCGGCATTGACGTCACCGTCGGTTACTTGGTCGGCGTCTGCTCGAATACGGGGATTTTCAAATGGTATGACGGCGTGACGGATGTTCCGACGCAGGTGATCTTCGAATTCGTATGCAAACCCGTGGGCGGGGAGCTGGTAGAGGTTACGGACGAAACGACCGATAGCCGCTGGGTGGCGAAAGACCGCGTGCTTGATTTCATTTCGCATCCCGCTCTGCGCGCTCGTTATCAGGCTTATTTGGATTTTAACGGAGCGGTCAATTACATGGAGTATGTGACGCACCCTGCGTTTATTATCAAACGCGATGTTAACCTATCAAAGTAG
- a CDS encoding alpha/beta hydrolase family protein: protein MMLDQRNLPDMLLTLDGERIETADRWLQRRRPEILDLFREHVYGRETVGRPSTLEFDTKVTPNMLGGIAVRKQVDIRYEGAGGTGKIRLLMFLPDNGQEPCPAFLLLNNRGAAHMDPEQQAPSPFWPAEQIVARGYAAVVLDVEDADPDFHDGFRNGVHGIFDPSTGERPANAWGTIAAWAWSASRAMDYLETDPDIDAARVAVVGHSRGGKAALWAGAVDERFALVVSNNSGCTGAALSRGKKGETIRNINDQFPHWFNGTYKTYNDREEHLPVDQHMLLSLIAPRPLYVASATNDEWADPRSEFQSLVHATAAYRLFGCKDLTEMNFPHPEEPLLRERMGYHLRSGEHDLKPYDWDRFMDFADQNI, encoded by the coding sequence ATGATGCTGGATCAACGCAATTTGCCGGACATGCTGCTGACATTGGACGGCGAACGGATCGAGACGGCCGATCGCTGGCTGCAGCGCCGGCGGCCCGAGATTCTGGACTTGTTCCGCGAACACGTATACGGACGGGAAACCGTCGGACGTCCTTCGACCTTAGAATTCGATACGAAAGTCACGCCAAACATGCTTGGCGGCATCGCAGTCCGCAAGCAAGTGGACATTCGCTATGAAGGCGCGGGAGGAACGGGCAAGATCCGCTTGCTGATGTTCCTCCCGGACAACGGCCAGGAGCCTTGCCCGGCTTTCCTGCTTCTCAATAATCGAGGCGCGGCCCATATGGATCCGGAGCAGCAAGCTCCCTCCCCATTCTGGCCGGCGGAGCAAATCGTCGCTCGCGGCTATGCGGCGGTCGTCCTTGACGTCGAAGACGCAGATCCGGATTTCCACGATGGCTTCCGAAACGGCGTGCACGGCATTTTCGATCCGTCCACGGGCGAGCGTCCCGCGAACGCCTGGGGAACGATCGCAGCTTGGGCATGGTCCGCGAGCCGCGCAATGGATTATCTGGAAACGGATCCAGACATCGATGCCGCACGCGTTGCGGTCGTCGGTCATTCCCGCGGGGGCAAAGCCGCATTATGGGCAGGCGCCGTTGACGAACGCTTCGCGCTCGTCGTCAGCAACAATTCCGGCTGTACGGGCGCTGCGCTCTCCCGCGGCAAGAAGGGGGAAACGATACGGAATATTAACGATCAGTTTCCGCACTGGTTCAACGGAACCTACAAAACGTACAACGACCGGGAAGAGCATCTCCCCGTCGACCAGCATATGCTGCTCTCCCTCATCGCCCCGCGCCCGCTATACGTGGCAAGCGCTACGAATGACGAATGGGCCGATCCGCGTTCGGAGTTTCAGTCGCTCGTTCATGCCACTGCCGCATACCGGCTGTTCGGTTGCAAGGATTTAACGGAGATGAACTTCCCTCATCCTGAGGAACCTCTCCTGCGCGAGCGAATGGGCTACCACCTGCGAAGCGGGGAGCATGATTTGAAGCCGTACGATTGGGACAGGTTCATGGATTTTGCGGATCAAAATATCTAG